The stretch of DNA GAATTGGTAGTTCAaaatgttctgcacaatgatctTTGTGCCACAAACAAGCTCATAAAACATCTCAAGGTAGCCTCTCATTGTATCACAACACTTGTAGACAATGTACTGCTATGCTACAAACTTTCTACCATTAGCACATTTACATGGAAAATAGTATCAATCCAATATCTTGTGCTATTTGTTCTACCACATTCAAATAAAATGGCAAGAGCAGTAATGATCATGCTTTGACCATCATATGATTCCAACGTCATTTTCTTCAATCTCACTTCCATAAGATTTGGAGTTACTATTATCATTTACACTTGGTGTAGAGCTAGCAGTGCTGCTTGTGGCATGCGGTGAATCAGAAAAACTCACTGTCCTGCTCTTTGATGAACTAACTGATCTCACACTGTACATAGACGAAGCCGGAATGCTTGTCACTTGTGCCCGCATATTACCCTGAACGCTTCGCCTTATGTCCTGCAGAATAGAAACTGTTAGAACACACGAGATTTGATCTCGAAGTTCGGCCAATTAGGTTATTTATTATGTTCATTAACTAAATATTACTTCCATATAGAGAACAAATAACAATATAGGCATTTCATAAGTTATTGCCATATAGATCACAGAAATAACTAAGATACTAGCCATTAACTTGAAGGTAGTATTACCAAGTTTAAGCATATGTAAACAATAATGTAATGGAGTAATTAAAACTACAACATACCATATGCCTAATTGCCATATCTAAAGACTTCTTTGAAAGTGTACTTCCAAATCCAGTGCTACCAGATGAAGAATATTTTCCGTATGAATTGTTGTTGGCAGAAGGGTCTTCATGCTTTGGAGGCGCAAGTTTTCTCATGTTCACTACTCTTTCAACCATTTTTGTCCCAATTACAATAGggctatcatcatcatcaccatcgGTGAAACGAGCTCTACTCAGAGCATGCATGGAGGTATGATTATTGTGTGGAAACCCAGTAGAAGCACGTCCTTTTGAAGGCGTGTTCGACTGCCTTCTAGATTTTGAAATGCTAGTAGCGTCAACAGAATTTGATCTTGGATTTGGAACTCCAGGCCTATTTCTAGTGACCGAAGCCGGCCTTTCTGGCAACGATGTCTTCAAATTTGGAGGAGCATCATGAGAAAAGCCAGGCATATGCAGAGACTCTTTAGGTCTAGATTTAACTGATGGAGAGATGCCACGTGATTGAACCGGATTTTTAGCAACAACGGGGCGTGCTTTTGATGCAGATGAAGGTCTGGTAGGAGGAGCAGATACTCCAAATGTCCTTGACGGGGTTGATGATCGAATAACCGGAGTTGCTGATCTTTGAGATGGCTTAGGAGCTGTCAATGAAGGCTTTGAAGTAGGCGTTGACGCCCTCGAAGTGGATCTAGTAGGAGTTGATGATCTCATTGATGGAGCTGTTGACTTGGTCGAGGTTAAGGCGGCTCGGGAGGTAGGCGTAGAAGGCCTGGAGGATTTAGTTATTGAAGGTAATGTTGGCCTTCCAGATGGTGTTGAAGATCTTGAAGTAGCTGGAGTTGGATTTGCTGATGATGAAATTCTCCTACTGCCATTAGTGGAAGAACCAAATCCTGACATTGCTGCATGATGCTTGGATACTACATTGTTTTTTGATATTGGTTCTGTTTGGATATTAGCTACCTACAACACATGATACATCATATCAAGAAAATTGGATGTGTTCAATAATCAAATAAGCTAAAGCAACGTCagtttcaaaagaaaatagataCGAAAAACTGCAAACAAAAACACACGAGATTTGGTCACGTAGTTCAGCCAATTGTATCTACATCTCTGATTGCAGAGCGATCTGTGCACTTATCAGTATACTATGAGCCAAGAATCAAAGTGGAAAAGTGCTATGCGACATATACTATGTGCATCTAAGTAACTTAAATGGTTCAACAGCCTCCAAAGATAATATGACATCGTTCTTAGTTCTTACCCTCGGTTTTAAAGCTGTTGGACGAGAATTGCGAGTCTCCGTTTCACTCTTTACTGATAAATGTGACTCCTTGtctaaagaaggaaaaagaggTGTATCAGGTGGAGTAAGAAGCCTGATAACAGAAAACTGTTGTTAGTATGAAGGAAATGGTTCTGATAgacaaaaattgtaacacaatATACAGGCAAAAACTGAGAATGAGGTAAAATACATGCTATATGACTCAATTGCTCAATGTATGACTTTTGCAATTTGGTTATTTTAAGCATGAAAGGTTTCCAACAGAATTGAACTCATTTctctgaaaaattgcatttaatCAAACCagataaatatatgaatattaAGGTGTTCAATGATTTTCATTTCCAAGTATTATATCAGTCTCAGAAAATTATACATGAAAAGTACTTGATGTTAACTTGTTTCCTTTGGATAAAACACTTAGCACCATAAATTCATAATCAACTTCAACATTAGAAAGTAGAATGTGATTAAttgagatataataaatattagacAATCCATTTAAATATCAATCATTTATCATGAATAATGATGACAAGAACAGGAACCTAAAGGTTGCATGTGGGAACTAGATGTGCAGCCTCAAATTGTCATTGTCAACAAAACTGCAAAATACTTTTCAGCTATTTCAAATGGGGACCGCTCAAACACAACAATCATACACTTCAatcatttttcaatttgaataactttaaacttttttttgttgTGACTGTTATGAACTAGACTATAAGAATTTCTCTCACACCAAATTATACATAGAAACAACAACATTCCAAAACTTAAGGGCCTGTTTGGTATCAGAAAAGTTttccctttttatttttgttttcacttttatttataaaaaattgtcactttttattttcactGTTTTATGTACAAAcagttgaaaacagaaaatagaatgaaaataaGTTGGCAATACAATTGAAAACAGAAAAGGAAAATAggaattgttttttaattagatTCACTTTTGAATCCAATTGATTTACAAGATCTATGCTATAAAGCACTTACTCAAACATGGCCACCAACTCAGACATAGACACTGGATTTATGTACTCATGTAAAGATGTAActaaatcaaacacaaacatcaacaatcaaaagttgcaaaaattcaaaattaccATTCATAATCAGACTTATCATTCTCTGAATTCAAGAACTCTTCAACCACAGTCTTCCTTGGTTGAACTGAAGATACCATCTTGGAAATCATAGAGTTCTCATGATTGGATTCTATAGTGAAACAACACAACATAACATGgcatcatttatcagaacatAACAAAAGCCACTCAAAACAtgataagaacaaaaaaaaaaacatacccAAATTGGACAAATCAAGTTCCTCAGAGTTTTGAAGAAGGAGAAGGTTGTtcttttcattctctttctctctcctcCTCATCTCAAGAAACAAAGCAAGTTCCTCGTCTCTCTCCTTCATCACCATCACCTCAGTTTCTCTCTCTAGCAGCCTCTGAtgtaaaaatcaacaaaaaataataaaaatcaaaactttgatcACCCTTTTAAGCAAAAACAAAACACCAATTACTAAAGCCACAAACTTTCAATCACAACATGAAGATTTGACTCATAAAAAGTGGCATAAAGAAAGAATGGACAAAAGGGTATTGTGGAAAACACTTCAACAAGGATCTAATTACCGTTATTGAGTAAAAAtgtaatgaaataaaaaatgggGTCAATGAAAAATTGGCTCCAATGAGTTGAAAACAATGCTAGTGTTGGAGAAAGTGTTTATGTTCGATGTGTTTGAGGATTGATGATTGATGATTTGGCTTGACAAAGGTTAGAAGCTGAAGTTTCAGTTGATGTGTGCAACTTTGTTGGCATTCAAATGTTTGAAACGGAAGAGAataaacaatattaaattatatataataaaaaatgcatttatacAGAACAGAAGATTTGAATTCAATTCTTgcggtttttttttatttcttttgctgacaCAATTAACgacttttcttaaaatattttattttaattatcctTCTCATTTGTTCCAACTATTCTTTAGAAAAAATTGCTACTAAAGTTTGTCCATGTGTTTTAGATTATTGACGATTTTGCCACTCtatagaaaaaaatttgaatggcAAAAATCACATTGGTACTAAAAAtgtgtgaaaaatattttctgtttttattttttaaattttgtgttaattttacttgtagataaattggaaaaatattttataaaataagtaaccatttgtatttctaaaaatgatgaaaatatcaaaaatgtgtttttattatttttggaaatgtatttttattaactagAATTTAATTTTCTATCCATAACAATATTTTCGTTAGGAGTCTTTCATCAAGATAAAATTAGCAcacattttagtaaataaaaatacataatatttttacaGAGTAAACAAAAAGTTTGCAAAATTATTGaagttttgaaatataatttttacaaattaagTGCATGGTTGATTTTGGGTTAGAATTGACAAAATTAGATTAAGTAagaaattatcttttaaaacatCATAGTGATATGTTATGATTTTGTTAATCTCACTATAAAACTAAACATATATTAAAGTTATTCATCGTTATTCTGTCACAttcaacacaattttaaatatataaatatatttataaaagatattaaGTGATTCACTGTGAGAATTGAATGTAATAATATAAGATTAACTTAATATACACATTAGTACTCGATATGAACTCTCATAAATATAAATCCATGAGAGATATGTTTTACAAGACACTCC from Cicer arietinum cultivar CDC Frontier isolate Library 1 chromosome 3, Cicar.CDCFrontier_v2.0, whole genome shotgun sequence encodes:
- the LOC101508942 gene encoding uncharacterized protein encodes the protein MVMKERDEELALFLEMRRREKENEKNNLLLLQNSEELDLSNLESNHENSMISKMVSSVQPRKTVVEEFLNSENDKSDYEWLLTPPDTPLFPSLDKESHLSVKSETETRNSRPTALKPRVANIQTEPISKNNVVSKHHAAMSGFGSSTNGSRRISSSANPTPATSRSSTPSGRPTLPSITKSSRPSTPTSRAALTSTKSTAPSMRSSTPTRSTSRASTPTSKPSLTAPKPSQRSATPVIRSSTPSRTFGVSAPPTRPSSASKARPVVAKNPVQSRGISPSVKSRPKESLHMPGFSHDAPPNLKTSLPERPASVTRNRPGVPNPRSNSVDATSISKSRRQSNTPSKGRASTGFPHNNHTSMHALSRARFTDGDDDDSPIVIGTKMVERVVNMRKLAPPKHEDPSANNNSYGKYSSSGSTGFGSTLSKKSLDMAIRHMDIRRSVQGNMRAQVTSIPASSMYSVRSVSSSKSRTVSFSDSPHATSSTASSTPSVNDNSNSKSYGSEIEENDVGII